Proteins from a single region of Theobroma cacao cultivar B97-61/B2 chromosome 10, Criollo_cocoa_genome_V2, whole genome shotgun sequence:
- the LOC18585699 gene encoding ent-kaurenoic acid oxidase 1: MEMGSMWMVLLAILAGLASVKWVLERVNWWLYESQLGDMQYSLPPGDLGWPFVGDMWSFLRAFKSDDRDSFIRSFVSRFGHIGIYKAFMFGSPSVIVTTPETCKRVLNDDDAFKPGWPTATVELIGKKSFIGISYEQHKRLRRLTAASVNGHEALSMYIQYIEENVISALDKWSKMGDNEFLSELRKLTFRIIMYIFLSSESEEEMEALEREYTTLNYGVRAMAINVPGFSYHKALKARKNLVAVFQSMVNKRRKQKKMNNSTNKKDMLDALMDVKDEKGETLDDEEIIDIMLMYLNAGHESSGHTTMWATIFLQQYSEFLEKAKAEQERIIKKRPSTQKGLTLKEIREMDYLSKVIDETLRLITFSLTVFREAKTDVHISGYTIPKGWKVLVWFRSIHLDPEIYTNPKEFNPSRWDYHAARAGTFLPFGAGSRLCPGNDLAKLEIAIFLHHFLLNYQLERLNPESKIRYLPHSRPADNCLARIKKHPPRLPKEEK; this comes from the exons ATGGAGATGGGTTCGATGTGGATGGTCCTCTTAGCAATATTGGCTGGCTTGGCGTCTGTAAAATGGGTTCTGGAGAGAGTGAATTGGTGGCTGTATGAATCCCAGTTGGGTGATATGCAGTACTCTCTGCCGCCAGGGGATTTGGGTTGGCCTTTTGTTGGCGATATGTGGTCTTTCCTGCGAGCCTTCAAGTCCGACGATCGTGACTCTTTCATCCGTTCCTTCGTTTCCAG ATTCGGACACATTGGAATCTACAAGGCCTTCATGTTTGGGAGCCCCAGTGTAATTGTCACAACGCCCGAAACATGTAAAAGAGTattaaatgatgatgatgcatTTAAGCCAGGATGGCCGACTGCCACAGTGGAGCTCATAGGAAAGAAATCATTTATTGGCATTTCTTACGAACAGCACAAGCGTCTCCGCCGTTTAACTGCAGCTTCTGTCAATGGCCATGAAGCATTGTCCATGTACATCCAATACATTGAAGAGAATGTGATATCTGCCTTGGACAAATGGTCCAAGATGGGAGATAATGAATTCTTATCGGAACTCCGAAAGCTCACTTTTAGGATAATAATGTATATTTTCCTCAGCTCAGAAAGCGAAGAGGAAATGGAAGCCTTGGAAAGGGAGTACACAACGCTTAACTATGGAGTTAGAGCCATGGCAATCAATGTCCCCGGATTTTCTTACCATAAAGCCCTCAAG gCTCGGAAAAACTTAGTGGCAGTGTTTCAATCTATGGTGAATAAGCGGAGAAAGCAGAAGAAGATGAATAACTCAACGAACAAGAAAGACATGTTAGATGCCTTGATGGATGTCAAAGACGAGAAAGGTGAAACATTAGATGACGAGGAAATCATTGATATCATGCTGATGTACCTGAATGCAGGCCATGAATCTTCTGGCCATACTACAATGTGGGCCACTATTTTCCTGCAACAATACTCGGAATTTCTAGAAAAGGCAAAG GCGGAGCAAGAGAGGATCATTAAAAAAAGGCCATCAACACAGAAGGGTTTAACCCTTAAGGAAATTAGAGAAATGGATTATCTTTCTAAG GTGATTGATGAGACGCTTCGCTTGATAACATTCTCATTGACGGTCTTCCGAGAGGCAAAAACAGATGTCCATATAAGCG gTTACACCATTCCCAAGGGATGGAAAGTTTTAGTCTGGTTCAGAAGCATTCACTTGGATCCTGAGATTTATACAAATCCAAAAGAATTTAATCCTTCTCGATGGGAC TATCATGCTGCCAGAGCAGGAACTTTCCTTCCTTTTGGAGCAGGAAGCAGGTTGTGCCCTGGAAATGATCTTGCCAAGCTTGAAATTGctatttttcttcatcattttctccTCAACTATCA GCTGGAGCGGCTTAATCCTGAGAGTAAAATTAGGTATTTACCACATTCAAGACCTGCAGATAATTGCTTGGCGAGAATTAAGAAACACCCTCCTCGTCTGCCTAAggaagaaaagtga
- the LOC18585703 gene encoding probable serine/threonine-protein kinase At5g41260: MLSTNLYFYYYYYYYVMLTKILPWSYYLYKKPYFILSHQKLTLGVSIILSIHNKQKGQKYSLGTPHSTPHFSQLSFFPLLSPASPNSQVLFQVPTILYHTYSILYTGVLLLLLLLLILLYVNKGRPTVMGCFQSKTTHLPSPDQDPPPQTKPDLDGDGEQSSLPAFKEFGLVELRAATNGFSSELIVSESGEKAPNVVYRGKLKNNRVVAIKRFSRQSWPDPHQFVNEAAGVGKVRHKRLVNLIGCCAEGDERLLVAEYMPNDTLSKHLFHWEKQPLPWEMRLRVAYHIAQALDHCNAENRKIYHDLNAYRVLFDEDGDPRLSSFGLMKNSRDGKSYSTNLAYTPPEFLRTGRVIPESVIYSYGTVLLDLLSGKHIPPSHALDLIRGKNLLLLMDSSLEGQYANEDASELVELASKCLQYEARDRPDIEFLLSAVVPLQKQKEVASHVLMGLSRTPSLLPTMLSALGKACARMDLTAVHDILLKTGYRDEEGAENELSFQEWTQQVQDMLNTKKFGDIAFRDKDFKNAIDYYSKLVSMMSVPSGTVFVRRALSFLMIGQPEFALRDAMQAQVCLPEWPTAFYMQALALSKLGMETDAQDMLNDGASFEAKKQNGWRV, from the exons ATGCTTTCCACtaatttatacttttattattactattattattacgTAATGTTAACAAAAATCCTTCCTTggagttattatttatacaaaaaaccctattttatattatcacatcaaaaactcacacttggagttAGTATTATTCTTTCAATTcacaacaaacaaaaagggCAAAAGTATTCACTTGGAACCCCCCATTCAACTCCTCATTTTAGTcaactttctttcttcccaCTCCTCAGTCCTGCCTCCCCAAACTCTCAAGTCTTGTTCCAAGTTCCTACTATACTATACCACACTTACTCTATACTCTACACTGGAGTCCTCCTGCTCCTGCTGCTCTTGCTTATACTATTATATGTGAACAAAGGCAGACCAACAGTGATGGGCTGCTTTCAGTCCAAAACCACCCATCTTCCATCCCCTGATCAAGATCCTCCTCCTCAAACCAAGCCAGATCTAG ATGGGGACGGGGAGCAGTCGTCATTGCCCGCATTCAAGGAGTTCGGTCTGGTGGAGCTGCGGGCGGCGACCAACGGATTCAGCAGTGAGCTGATAGTTTCAGAGAGCGGAGAGAAGGCTCCGAATGTGGTGTACAGAGGGAAGCTGAAGAACAATCGAGTGGTGGCCATTAAGCGATTCTCGAGGCAGTCATGGCCTGATCCTCACCAGTTCGTTAACGAAGCTGCTGGGGTTGGAAAAGTCCGCCACAAAAGATTGGTCAATTTGATTGGCTGTTGCGCCGAGGGAGACGAGCGCTTGTTGGTCGCTGAGTATATGCCTAATGATACCCTCTCTAAGCATCTTTTCCACT GGGAGAAACAGCCTTTGCCATGGGAAATGCGCCTCAGAGTTGCGTACCATATTGCACAAGCCCTTGATCACTGCAACGCTGAAAACCGTAAAATTTATCACGATTTAAATGCTTACAGAGTTCTTTTCGATGAG GATGGTGATCCTCGATTATCTAGTTTTGGATTGATGAAAAATAGCCGAGATGGAAAAAGTTACAGTACTAATTTGGCTTATACTCCTCCGGAGTTTTTGAGGACAG GCAGGGTCATCCCTGAGAGTGTTATTTACAGTTATGGAACTGTTCTCTTGGATCTCTTAAGTGGAAAGCATATTCCTCCCAGCCAT GCATTGGACTTGATAAGAGGAAAGAATTTATTGTTGTTAATGGATTCTTCTCTGGAAGGTCAATATGCTAATGAAGATGCCAGCGAATTGGTTGAATTGGCTTCAAAATGTCTTCAGTACGAGGCTAGAGATCGACCTGATATTGAATTCCTCCTTTCAGCAGTGGTACCTCTTCAAAAGCAGAAAGAG GTTGCATCACATGTTCTAATGGGTCTATCAAGAACCCCATCACTGTTGCCAACTATGCTTTCTGCACTTGGAAAGGCATGTGCCAGGATGGATCTTACTGCAGTGCATGATATCTTGCTTAAAACTGGTTATAGAGATGAAGAAGGTGCAGAAAATGAG CTGTCATTCCAAGAGTGGACGCAACAGGTTCAAGATATGCTGAATACAAAGAAATTTGGGGATATTGCATTTAGAgacaaagattttaaaaatgctATTGATTACTACTCGAAG TTGGTATCGATGATGTCTGTTCCTTCTGGTACTGTATTTGTGAGAAGAGCCCTCTCATTCTTGATGATTGGTCAACCAGaatttgccttgagagatGCCATGCAGGCTCAGGTGTGCTTGCCCGAATGGCCCACTGCCTTCTACATGCAAGCTCTTGCCCTCTCCAAGCTTGGAATGGAAACTGATGCGCAAGACATGCTTAATGATGGAGCCTCATTTGAGGCAAAGAAGCAGAATGGCTGGCGTGTCTAA